From a region of the Arachis ipaensis cultivar K30076 chromosome B09, Araip1.1, whole genome shotgun sequence genome:
- the LOC110266541 gene encoding phototropin-2-like isoform X5 — translation MIHFGFDFSVFTLSPLSLLKTVISVPHYSTMCRLVNERDREIEKQSWTLEALEAGKSYYGRLLNYKKDGMPFWNLLTISPIKDEDGKVIKFIGKT, via the exons ATGATCCATTTTGGTTTTGACTTTTCAGTTTTCACACTTagtcctttgtctttgttgaaaaCAGTTATCTCAGTTCCACATTACAGTACCATGTGCAGATTAGTGAATGAAAGGGACAGAGAGATtgagaaacaaagctggacact GGAAGCATTGGAAGCTGGGAAGAGTTACTATGGAAGGTTGCTGAATTACAAGAAggatg GGATGCCCTTCTGGAACCTACTTACAATTTCACCCATCAAGGACGAAGACGGCAAAGTCATCAAATTCATCGG GAAGACATGA
- the LOC110266541 gene encoding uncharacterized protein LOC110266541 isoform X1, producing the protein MIHFGFDFSVFTLSPLSLLKTVISVPHYSTMCRLVNERDREIEKQSWTLCRENIHSCLWNRTISLAIFFLDFVQNDRFPTLEAGKSYYGRLLNYKKDGMPFWNLLTISPIKDEDGKVIKFIGRKT; encoded by the exons ATGATCCATTTTGGTTTTGACTTTTCAGTTTTCACACTTagtcctttgtctttgttgaaaaCAGTTATCTCAGTTCCACATTACAGTACCATGTGCAGATTAGTGAATGAAAGGGACAGAGAGATtgagaaacaaagctggacact GTGTAGAGAAAACATACATAGTTGTCTTTGGAATAGGACTATTAGCTTAGCTATTTTTTTCCTAGATTTTGTACAAAATGATCGGTTTCCAA CATTGGAAGCTGGGAAGAGTTACTATGGAAGGTTGCTGAATTACAAGAAggatg GGATGCCCTTCTGGAACCTACTTACAATTTCACCCATCAAGGACGAAGACGGCAAAGTCATCAAATTCATCGG CAGGAAGACATGA
- the LOC110266541 gene encoding phototropin-2-like isoform X4: MIHFGFDFSVFTLSPLSLLKTVISVPHYSTMCRLVNERDREIEKQSWTLEALEAGKSYYGRLLNYKKDGMPFWNLLTISPIKDEDGKVIKFIGRKT, from the exons ATGATCCATTTTGGTTTTGACTTTTCAGTTTTCACACTTagtcctttgtctttgttgaaaaCAGTTATCTCAGTTCCACATTACAGTACCATGTGCAGATTAGTGAATGAAAGGGACAGAGAGATtgagaaacaaagctggacact GGAAGCATTGGAAGCTGGGAAGAGTTACTATGGAAGGTTGCTGAATTACAAGAAggatg GGATGCCCTTCTGGAACCTACTTACAATTTCACCCATCAAGGACGAAGACGGCAAAGTCATCAAATTCATCGG CAGGAAGACATGA
- the LOC110266541 gene encoding uncharacterized protein LOC110266541 isoform X2 gives MIHFGFDFSVFTLSPLSLLKTVISVPHYSTMCRLVNERDREIEKQSWTLCRENIHSCLWNRTISLAIFFLDFVQNDRFPTLEAGKSYYGRLLNYKKDGMPFWNLLTISPIKDEDGKVIKFIGKT, from the exons ATGATCCATTTTGGTTTTGACTTTTCAGTTTTCACACTTagtcctttgtctttgttgaaaaCAGTTATCTCAGTTCCACATTACAGTACCATGTGCAGATTAGTGAATGAAAGGGACAGAGAGATtgagaaacaaagctggacact GTGTAGAGAAAACATACATAGTTGTCTTTGGAATAGGACTATTAGCTTAGCTATTTTTTTCCTAGATTTTGTACAAAATGATCGGTTTCCAA CATTGGAAGCTGGGAAGAGTTACTATGGAAGGTTGCTGAATTACAAGAAggatg GGATGCCCTTCTGGAACCTACTTACAATTTCACCCATCAAGGACGAAGACGGCAAAGTCATCAAATTCATCGG GAAGACATGA
- the LOC110266541 gene encoding uncharacterized protein LOC110266541 isoform X3 translates to MIHFGFDFSVFTLSPLSLLKTVISVPHYSTMCRLVNERDREIEKQSWTLIGSWEELLWKVAELQEGWDALLEPTYNFTHQGRRRQSHQIHRVMYLTLMDHRVVECSIGLCCLYKEGHEDMM, encoded by the exons ATGATCCATTTTGGTTTTGACTTTTCAGTTTTCACACTTagtcctttgtctttgttgaaaaCAGTTATCTCAGTTCCACATTACAGTACCATGTGCAGATTAGTGAATGAAAGGGACAGAGAGATtgagaaacaaagctggacact CATTGGAAGCTGGGAAGAGTTACTATGGAAGGTTGCTGAATTACAAGAAggatg GGATGCCCTTCTGGAACCTACTTACAATTTCACCCATCAAGGACGAAGACGGCAAAGTCATCAAATTCATCGG gtgATGTATTTAACCTTGATGGATCACAGAGTTGTTGAATGTTCAATTGGACTTTGTTGTTTATATAAAGAGGGACAT GAAGACATGATGTGA